A region from the Hydra vulgaris chromosome 10, alternate assembly HydraT2T_AEP genome encodes:
- the LOC136085734 gene encoding uncharacterized protein LOC136085734: MWAASFSIFIVASSSLLSILRISHPSLPKDPRTLLKTPHASNVRAVEGGFYFHFGIVNSLQRLSHLIHFFKNASPEVPVISLQINLDGLPLHKSTTQQFWLILAKVSNPFNSDPFLIGLFCGMNKPVHIYEYLKDFIDEMLELEKGTVKLYVDGKNYSAHINLSCFICDTPARAYVKQIKDHTGYYGCDKCTQKRGMAQQGYITKH; this comes from the coding sequence ATGTGGGCAgcatctttttctatttttatagtTGCCAGTTCTTCTCTTTTGTCTATACTGAGAATATCTCACCCATCACTTCCAAAAGATCCAAGAACTCTACTGAAGACACCTCATGCAAGCAATGTCAGAGCAGTTGAAGgtggtttttattttcactttggTATTGTAAACTCATTGCAGCGCCTAAGCCATTTAATACATTTCTTCAAAAATGCTTCTCCAGAAGTTCCTGTGATTTCTCTGCAAATTAATTTAGATGGATTACCTTTGCACAAGTCCACTACACAGCAATTTTGGCTAATACTAGCTAAGGTATCAAATCCATTTAATAGTGATCCTTTTTTGATAGGCTTATTTTGTGGCATGAATAAACCAGTACAcatatatgaatatttaaaagattttattgacgAAATGCTTGAATTAGAAAAAGGCACTGTAAAATTGTACGTAGATGGTAAAAATTACTCTGCTCATATAAATCTATCCTGTTTTATTTGTGACACCCCTGCAAGAGCATATgtgaaacaaataaaagatcATACTGGATATTATGGATGTGATAAGTGTACACAAAAAAGGGGAATGGCACAACAAGGTTACATTACCAAGCACTAA